Proteins from a genomic interval of Oceanispirochaeta crateris:
- a CDS encoding ABC transporter permease, producing the protein MPIQIVPREKTTPGFNVLILLLSLLSGLIAVGIIFLTYGINPFFAIFEIFRSSFGSSFGFKETLTKAIPLILIGSGLALAYKAKFWNIGAESQLLWGAIAATWVGLNWGPFMPGYVILPLMFIAGFMGGAIWGIIPAVFKVKFGINEVISTLMLNYIAAEFVKFLVVGPWKGATKYGYPYTDDLPEQAILKLLNMSRISLPLLILAVAVALILSFIVYRTRFGYEVRVIGENSEAGKYAGIDFFRTTVLMMAISGGVAGLAGVGELTAIHHHLSYPETISAGYGFTAIIVAWLGRLNPAFSILSGLFFAGIIVGGDAIQMSMGLPATTVNVFNGLILVFLIMGDFLLSHRVQYKRRIR; encoded by the coding sequence CAACACCCGGTTTCAATGTTTTGATTTTGCTTCTATCTCTGCTGTCCGGGTTGATTGCGGTAGGGATCATATTTTTAACATATGGTATAAACCCGTTTTTTGCTATTTTTGAAATTTTCCGCTCCTCCTTTGGCAGCAGTTTTGGATTCAAAGAAACTCTGACAAAAGCCATACCCCTTATTCTAATAGGAAGTGGTCTGGCCCTTGCCTATAAGGCCAAATTCTGGAATATCGGCGCGGAAAGCCAACTACTGTGGGGGGCAATAGCTGCCACATGGGTGGGACTGAATTGGGGCCCATTCATGCCAGGATATGTAATTTTACCCCTTATGTTTATTGCCGGATTTATGGGAGGCGCCATTTGGGGTATCATCCCTGCGGTGTTCAAGGTCAAATTTGGTATCAACGAGGTTATTTCAACTTTGATGCTGAACTACATAGCCGCCGAATTTGTCAAATTCCTGGTGGTCGGCCCCTGGAAAGGAGCCACGAAATACGGATATCCCTATACGGACGATCTGCCGGAACAAGCTATTCTGAAATTGCTGAATATGTCCAGAATATCTTTGCCTCTACTGATCCTGGCGGTTGCTGTTGCCCTGATTCTCAGTTTCATAGTCTACCGGACACGCTTTGGTTATGAAGTACGGGTCATCGGCGAAAACTCCGAGGCGGGAAAATATGCGGGAATTGATTTTTTCAGAACCACTGTATTGATGATGGCAATATCCGGTGGAGTTGCAGGTCTGGCAGGTGTGGGAGAGCTTACGGCAATTCATCATCACCTGAGTTATCCTGAGACGATCTCTGCAGGGTATGGATTTACGGCCATCATTGTGGCCTGGCTGGGTAGACTGAATCCGGCATTTTCAATTTTGTCCGGTCTATTTTTTGCTGGGATCATAGTGGGAGGCGATGCCATCCAAATGTCGATGGGCTTGCCTGCAACAACAGTCAATGTTTTTAATGGTTTGATTCTGGTTTTTCTCATTATGGGAGATTTCCTACTGAGCCACAGAGTCCAATATAAAA